The proteins below come from a single Alosa sapidissima isolate fAloSap1 chromosome 23, fAloSap1.pri, whole genome shotgun sequence genomic window:
- the ifng1 gene encoding interferon gamma 1: MATVAHHLKQALIWAVICLMAGEVMGNKEYFSKKMEAKQKNVDKFFANRGPFPAGALFRQLDNQTLQKQTQIQMLLAGETLKVYDNILTNLRDKMQANKARDDVDYLRSKVEELKTMYFNETQKQLEALTNNLKELQAINTSDEVVQRKAIFELKKVYNRVSSLGEASKNQTTFALRRRRQLRRRSIKPRA, from the exons ATGGCGACCGTAGCGCATCACTTAAAGCAGGCATTGATCTGGGCAGTGATCTGTTTGATGGCAGGAGAGGTTATGGGCAACAAGGAATACTTCTCCAAAAAGATGGAAGCAAAACAGAAGAACGTGGATAAATTCTTT GCCAACAGAGGTCCCTTTCCTGCTGGTGCTTTGTTCAGACAGCTGGATAACCAAACTCTACAG AAACAGACTCAGATCCAGATGCTTCTGGCAGGTGAAACACTGAAAGTCTACGACAACATTCTCACCAATCTGCGGGACAAGATGCAGGCCAATAAGGCAAGGGATGACGTGGACTACCTGAGAAGCAAGGTGGAGGAACTGAAGACAATGTACTTTAATGAAACACAGAAACAGTTGGAAGCCCTCACTAATAACCTCAAGGAGCTGCAAGCCATCAAT ACAAGTGATGAGGTAGTCCAACGCAAAGCCATTTTTGAGCTGAAGAAGGTCTACAACCGCGTTTCTTCTCTCGGCGAGGCCTCCAAAAACCAAACCACCTTCGCCCTCCGCCGGAGACGGCAGCTCAGACGGCGGTCAATCAAACCCAGGGCATAG